A genomic region of Sulfobacillus acidophilus DSM 10332 contains the following coding sequences:
- a CDS encoding hypothetical protein (KEGG: ttm:Tthe_2045 hypothetical protein~SPTR: BNR/Asp-box repeat protein) — protein MVPKAVLAVGLLGIVVLSGCGGVSPPQASGTPSTAPVSHPVSVPVATSSPLNAGNPSTPGSNVAASPTATYRLPNRLVYGNNQVTTFLTSTLAWRLNAMGVAAGSEGATLAMTTNGGTSWVTLSSTNPTGSLGLLPTFGDKDGVSFINPQVGWLTGSYPYAANAQPIPLFYQTHNGGRTWSPVRLPMPAVGPGHPLTLTPPAFVSADDGLLIGYLGSLNRVPPPFMLLWVTDDGGIHWQAVPASGSGHRLGFQWNVPQAGMVIMTWAGHSWETTNFGQSWQPYRSAPGALIHAASSNPPPFSGTILQRIVGPEGPEAIPNGYVGSPPSRLIFSST, from the coding sequence ATGGTGCCTAAAGCGGTTCTCGCCGTTGGCCTACTGGGAATCGTCGTCTTAAGTGGGTGTGGCGGGGTTTCGCCGCCTCAAGCCTCGGGAACGCCGTCGACGGCTCCGGTATCCCATCCGGTGTCGGTTCCCGTCGCCACGTCGTCCCCTCTTAATGCCGGAAACCCGTCTACTCCGGGGTCCAACGTGGCGGCATCTCCGACGGCAACGTATCGATTGCCCAATCGCCTCGTCTATGGGAACAATCAGGTCACGACATTTCTGACCTCCACTTTAGCCTGGCGCCTTAACGCCATGGGGGTTGCCGCCGGTTCGGAAGGAGCCACCCTCGCGATGACGACGAATGGCGGAACGTCGTGGGTCACGTTATCCAGCACTAATCCCACCGGCTCCTTAGGACTCCTGCCGACCTTTGGAGACAAAGACGGGGTCAGTTTCATCAACCCCCAGGTGGGTTGGCTCACGGGATCATATCCGTATGCGGCCAATGCCCAGCCCATCCCCCTCTTTTATCAGACCCACAATGGTGGTCGAACGTGGAGTCCAGTCAGGCTTCCCATGCCGGCGGTCGGGCCGGGCCATCCGTTGACCCTCACCCCTCCGGCGTTTGTGTCGGCCGACGACGGCCTGTTGATCGGATATTTAGGGTCCTTAAATCGCGTCCCGCCCCCCTTCATGCTGCTCTGGGTGACCGACGACGGCGGCATCCACTGGCAAGCGGTTCCGGCTAGTGGCTCGGGGCATCGGTTGGGATTTCAATGGAATGTACCGCAGGCGGGTATGGTCATCATGACCTGGGCGGGCCATTCGTGGGAGACCACCAATTTTGGCCAATCGTGGCAGCCTTACCGATCGGCTCCCGGAGCCTTGATCCATGCGGCCTCCTCGAATCCACCGCCGTTTTCGGGAACCATCCTGCAACGAATCGTCGGGCCCGAGGGCCCGGAGGCCATCCCCAACGGGTATGTCGGTTCGCCGCCAAGCCGCCTCATTTTCTCGTCCACCTAA
- a CDS encoding transcriptional regulator, TetR family (PFAM: Bacterial regulatory proteins, tetR family~COGs: COG1309 Transcriptional regulator~InterPro IPR001647~KEGG: tmr:Tmar_1312 regulatory protein TetR~PFAM: Transcriptional regulator, TetR-like, DNA-binding, bacterial/archaeal~SPTR: Putative TetR-family transcriptional regulator): MRQEQRAITRRHLFDAALRLFRTQGFAETRIDQIIQAAGVAKGTFYVHFPTKDAVLAAYVDEITADLLPRMPQWLDLPTIDAIRHVFDALNTYVERDRPFIWDVVRVELTGEPLDDQRPSALAAILDPLIAQGQARGDIRVDVPRKALVQHVLSNYLLALAWALRHQEPLEAFMNQTFTLTWQGILHPVSSS; this comes from the coding sequence ATGCGGCAAGAACAACGCGCCATCACCCGACGCCATCTATTTGACGCAGCGTTACGGTTATTTCGGACTCAAGGCTTTGCGGAGACCCGTATCGACCAAATTATTCAAGCGGCCGGTGTAGCGAAGGGTACGTTTTATGTGCATTTCCCCACCAAGGATGCCGTCCTGGCCGCTTATGTGGATGAGATCACGGCCGATTTGCTGCCCCGCATGCCCCAATGGTTGGACCTGCCCACTATCGATGCGATTCGGCATGTCTTCGACGCCTTGAACACCTATGTAGAACGCGATCGCCCGTTCATTTGGGACGTCGTCCGGGTCGAGCTCACCGGCGAACCGCTAGACGATCAACGCCCCTCCGCTTTGGCGGCGATATTAGACCCCCTGATTGCCCAAGGCCAGGCCCGGGGAGACATTCGGGTAGACGTGCCGCGAAAGGCCCTTGTACAACATGTGTTATCCAACTACCTGCTGGCATTGGCTTGGGCCCTTCGGCATCAGGAGCCATTAGAGGCCTTCATGAACCAGACGTTTACCCTGACTTGGCAAGGCATTCTGCATCCTGTGTCCTCATCCTGA